GTTGTCCGAATCTGATCCATATTCTGTTAGTTTTTGTTGAATTATTGACGGCCTTCTTCATCAAGCTTCACGTTCGGCTGAGCAGTTTATACGAAAGTTATTTTTCAAATGGCGGAATCGGAAACACGTGTACGCGTACTGCAAATTACTAGTTAGCCGCAATCCGTGCGTTGGTACGGGGAGGGGGGGTTCTTACTTTTTActtggcaaccagtcaatttgactattttcgccatcatatatatcatattgTAGCGAACCAGTCCGCTACAGGTTttggttataatgcagtaaacgtagatggcgctatagcatttggtgcgttagaactcaatgatcgacttacgcaacgcactgcgtaaggcagctctcggagactataaatagcggagtttcgcagtgatttcgcgttgtggcgtgcgcctgtaatccaagctatgtggggaagttacaaattgatgcagaggttcgaggtacgagccctggtcacgtctttcggatggtgacgtaaaaggtcggtcccagacgtaaataatcatatctgattgatacacgtctgacaaaactcaaatacacacacagaTCTCGTCACTTCGACGCTGGCGGAGGTCGGAGTCGGACGAAGAACTCCCCGCGCTCCTTTCCACtgggctgaatcaagaaaaggtTGGGAAATGAACATTGCTCGCTTAATCTAtactactgcaaatacaattctggatAATTGGTGATGGTATTAATGGTGATAACATGTAAGAGATGCTGaatgtataattaaattatgaccgttgtcataAACCAAATGTAATCATCGtctccaacctgtgtgatctatggaatccgATTGACTTATACAGTATAagccttcccatagagattatacaGCCCCAATAGAAATCCCCTGTTATTCTATATTTCACCTGTTCACACTACCcctcaacactccacccccatatattatgggaaaacggaacacgcccgggtctctacattacgccatatatacagatataaggaAACCGCTCGCATTAAGAATGGCTAGTAATTCATCAACGGATGAAGGTGATAGAGGCAAGGGACAGGCCGGCCCCCCAGCATCCAGGACCCGTTCAAAGACGGAGGGCCGCCGCACAAATGGTGTCAGGAGTGGGATGGAGAACGTGAGGACATCTGGAACAGATGGCAGCAATTCTTCAGGGGATGAATCAGTTTCTACACATTCTGGAATCAAGTTATCTACCAGTAGGAGGAGGCAGAAGAGTGAGGCTTTGTTGGAGATTGCAGAGATGATGAAACAGCAAGCCAAGGCCCAGGAAGAAATGATGAAGCATCAATTCAAGGCTCAGGACGAGATGATGAAGCAGCAAGCCAAGGCCCAGGCACAGGCTCAATCTATGCAAACACAGATGGAGAAGCTTCTTCAGTCACTCTCTAATGAGCAGAGTAAGCCTACCAGACGGAGTCGAAGAAAACTGAGCACTCGGGGGAGCACAGATAGGTCTACTCAAACAGCATCATCAACTGAGGAGGAGGAAGGCCCATCCAATACTACGTGGCGGAAAAGGAGAGGCATTTCTATTAATTCGCCAGTACAAAATTCTGCCAGGGAAACTGCATCACCAGTGATGAAACAAACTGCTGTGCGAGACCCTCCAATTGATGACAGTAGGCTTCAGGCCATAATCCATCAGGCATTGGAAGATACACTCCAACATGGGCAGACGTCAAAACCAAGGTCATCACAGGACGCCCAACAGAAGCCTAGAGGTACCCAATTTATCAAGCCAGACAAATATGATGGATGTTCATCATGGATTGATTACATCCAACATTTCAACTCATGCCGAGCAGTGAATGGCTGTGATGATGAAGAAGCGGGGAGGATCCTGGCATCATGCTTAAGAGGTCAGGCACTAAGGCTGCTACGGGAACAAAGGCATACAGTAGGCTTCAGTGATCTCAAGAGAATGCTGGCCAATCGGTTCTCAGATAATAAACAGGCTGAGAATCATCTACTGGAGCTGAAACAAAGACAGAGACAGGATGGCGAGACACTAAAGGAGCTTGCACAAAGCATCAGGGAGCTCACCGCATTGGCCTACCCAGAGCTGGATTTTGATGTCCGTGACAGATTGGCGAAGGGACACTTCATGGATGCCCTTGTGAAACCCAAGCTCAGAGAGGCAGTGTTCAACAACCAATGTAAGACATTGGATGATATGGTTCATGCTGCAGTGGTAGCCGAGGCCTTCCATCATTCTGAGGATCAGAGAAGTAGCAGGAAACCCAAATACAGCAGGGCAATGACAAAGGAGAATGAGGAAGATAAATCAACTTCCGAACCAATTTCAGAAGTTAAAGCCATGGTAGCTACCTTGAAGGAAGAACTTTCCAAGCGTGACGATGAGATGATGACCAAACTGGTGGAGGCCATTAGGACCGCACTACAGCCACAACTTCAAACCGTAGTACCCAGTGACAACAAGCAGCAGAAGCAGGGAAATTCAGATAAGTTCGATGGTAGCTGCTACTATTGTGGAAAGAAAGGCCACATGAAGAGGAAGTGCAAAAAGAGGATGAGAGACGAGGCTCAGATTCATCAAGCCGAGCAACAATATCAGAGCTCAACAAACGAAGTAAGGTCGCCCCAGGGGGGCATGGCGCGGCCGTGGAACCTGGAAGCACCAGCCCCTCAATACCAAATGCCACACAGCCAATAGTTACAACCAGGTACAATGGAGAAATCAACAAAGGAATTATGAAGGGCATGTATGTGCCAGTCACTATCGGTGGGACACAGCTGAGTTTTCTGGTAGACACAGGAGCAACAGATACATACATCTCCAAGTCAGGCTATAGGAAACTACAAGAGAAGCCTACAATTCAAACTACTACAGAGAAGGTTATGCTTGCAGATGGCTCACAACTAGAGGTGGATGGAAAGATCCACACAGAAGTGATAATAGGCCAGGGAAAGGCAAGGATCACCCTGATTGTCGCTGACATCTGTAGCGATGGAGTCTTGGGCATGGATAATCTTCTGCAGTTAGGAGCAAGGCTTAACTTGGAGACTGCTACAATGGAAATCAAGTGGGGTTCAGTTCAGTGTCGCCATGAAGACAACACTAGAACTTGCTTCCGCATCATAGCTACTGAGATGTACACTATACCGGCAGGCCGAGAAGGCATCATTACAGGAAAAGTACTGGATGGGGTTTCAGATGACGTTACAGGCATGGTCGAAGCATCAAATGATAGACGTCAacttacaaagaaaggcatcaTCTTGGTCAGGACCCTCGTCAGAACTAGTAATGGAGCAGTCCCAGTTAGAGTATACAACCCTACAGGATCACAACGTGTGATAAAGAAGGAGACAGAGCTAGGATATTTGTCGGCAGTATCAGAACCAGATATCCAAGCATCTCAGCTTTCCAGTGAGGATATTATTCTACCAGAGTACTTGACTGATTTGTACGAGCGGAGTATACTAGAGGTGCCAGAGCAGTACCATGCACCTATTGCTAAGCTACTGACTACATACCAGGATGTCTTTTCTAAGGGAGACTATGATCTGGGGAAAACCAACCTGGTGAAGCATACAGTTGACACCGGGCAGACCAGACCAATCAAACAGAGGCCACGGAAACATCCATTTGGACAGCGAGATGAAATCAGGAAGCATGTCAACGATCTTCTGGACAGGGAACTCATCGAGCCTTCAGACAGTCCATGGGCAGCCAACATCGTCTTAGGAAGAAAGATGGCTCCCAACGCTTCTGTGTTGATTACGGGCAACTAAATAATGTTACCATCAAGGATGCATATCCTCTTCCTCGGATCGACGAGACCCTTGACGCACTCTCTGGAGCCAAATGGTTTTCAACGTTGGACCTTGCTAGTGGGTACTGGCAGGTAGAGCTTGACACGGATGCTAAGAAGAAGTCAGCTTTCTTAGCAGATGGGGGACTGTATGCCTGGAAGGTCATGCCTTTCGGCATGTGCAACGCCCCAGCAACGTTTGAAAGACTCATGGACCAGGTATTGAGAGGACTGCACTGGGAGACGCTATTGGTCTACTTGGATGACGTGATCGTGTTCGGGAAATCCATTGATGATGAGATGACGATGCTGCAGCAGGTGTTTGAACGTCTAAGACAGACAGGGCTGAAGTTGAAGCCAAAGAAGTGCAACTTGTTCAAGACTTCTGTTTCATACCTCGGGCACGTCGTCTCTGCAGAAGGTATATCGACTGAGAAGGACAAAACAGAAACAATCAGGACATGGCCCAGACCCGAGTCAGTGAGGGAGGTCCGAGGATTCTTAGGCCTTGCATCTTACTATCGTCGCTTTGTTGAAGGCTTTGCCAGAATTGCTAGGCCTCTGCATCAACTGACAGAGAAAGGACGGAAGTTTGAGTGGAACCAGGACTGCCAAGAAGCTTTCGAGGAACTAAAGCACAGACTAGTCACGGCTCCAATACTGGTATACCCTACCGAGGAGGGAAGATTCATTCTGGACACAGACGCCAGCAATGATGGTATCGGCGGTGTACTCTCCCAGATACAGAATGGCCAGGAACGGATCATTGCCTATGGAAGCCGAGTCCTAAGCAAACCAGAAAGAAACTACTGTGTAACCTGTAAGGAACTACTTGCTGTAGTAGTGTACCTCAAACATTACAAGCAGTATTTATATGGTCGCCACGTCCAGGTGAGGACTGATCATGGAGCTCTGAGATGGCTGATGAATTTCCGGCAACCTGAAGGTCAGCTGGCAAGATGGCTGGAAGTCATATCAAGCTACGACATTGAGATTATACATAGAGCTGGAAGGATTCACAGCAACGCTGACACTCTATCACGAAGACCATGCAGGCAGTGTAAGCGAGAAGGAGGCTGCATCTACGGAGGAGACACTAAGAATATCAACGTCATCACGTTGAGGAATGACAACCTAGCTGACATCCAAGAGGCCCAGCAGGAAGATCCTAACATAAATACAGTCAGGAATGCACTGATTGAAGGAAGGAAGCTATCCCGGGAAGAGGCGACGGCA
This genomic interval from Lytechinus pictus isolate F3 Inbred chromosome 3, Lp3.0, whole genome shotgun sequence contains the following:
- the LOC135153474 gene encoding uncharacterized protein LOC135153474, whose product is MKGMYVPVTIGGTQLSFLVDTGATDTYISKSGYRKLQEKPTIQTTTEKVMLADGSQLEVDGKIHTEVIIGQGKARITLIVADICSDGVLGMDNLLQLGARLNLETATMEIKWGSVQCRHEDNTRTCFRIIATEMYTIPAGREGIITGKVLDGVSDDVTGMVEASNDRRQLTKKGIILVRTLVRTSNGAVPVRVYNPTGSQRVIKKETELGYLSAVSEPDIQASQLSSEDIILPEYLTDLYERSILEVPEQYHAPIAKLLTTYQDVFSKGDYDLGKTNLVKHTVDTGQTRPIKQRPRKHPFGQRDEIRKHVNDLLDRELIEPSDSPWAANIVLGRKMAPNASVLITGN